The Gemmatimonadaceae bacterium DNA segment GCGTCGACACGGACGAAGGGATCACGGATCGCAGCTGCGCGATCTTCACGCCCGCGCCGACGATCGCAGAGTCGCGCCAGTCATGATGCTGCTGACCCGCGCTCCCGCCCCGGGGCGAGGGCACACGGCGATCGGCGGCCGGTCGGCCAGGCCCCGGTAGCTGGGTCAGGCCACTACCCGGTAGAGGGCCAAACTCACCCGCTACCCAATACCCCGGGCCCTTCACAGCAGGCTTGCTGCTGCATAAGTTGCATGGCTGCAAAACTTTACCGCTTTCCGACTGACCAATGGCTGTTCCCGCGACCCAGATTCGAAAAGGCATGGTGATCGTCTTCGAAGGCGATCCCTGCCGCGTGATCGACTTCCGCCATCACACACCCGGCAATCTGCGTGCGATGGTGCAGACCAAGATGAGGAACCTCCGGAACGGCTCGAACTTCGAGCATCGCTTCCGCGCCGACGACGCGATCGAAAAGGCGTCCATGGAGACGCACGAGCTGCAGTTCCTCTACTCGGGCGGCGACACGTACCACTTCATGAACACCGAGAACTTCGACCAGATCGAGATGGACGCCGAGGCCCTGGGGGACAATGCCCAGTGGATGGTGCCCAACATGCAGATCCTGGCCGAGTACTATGACGGCCGCCCGATCGGGATCGAACTGCCGCAGTACCTCGTGTTCGAGATCGTGGACACGTCCCCGGTCATGAAGACCGCGACCAAGACGTCCTCCTACAAGCCGGCCAGGCTGGAGAACGGCGTGACGATCAACGTGCCCGAGTTCATCGCATCCGGCGAGCGCGTCCGTGTGAATCCGAGCACGGGCGAGTATCTCGATCGCGCGAAGGACTGAAGACGGCTGGGGTTCGATTGGGCCCGCGACGGCGCCGATCAACTGATCGGCGCCGCTTTCGTTCGCCCCCTGCCGAGCTTGCGGCCCCCTGGAGCCGGCGAACAGGCCACATCGCCATGGTGGCGTGACGCCGAGCACCGCAGCGGCACGACGTGGCCCAGGGCAGGGGGAAGGTAGCCCCCGACTATCCGATCGCCCCATGGCTCGCCAGAATGAGGCAACGCCTCGCTCGATGGCGTTCGTCGTTGTCCCCCACCTGACCGTCATGCGTGCATCCCTCTTGGTTGCCCTCGCGTTCGCCGCGCCCCTCGGCGCGCAGCAGGCACCGACGTCAGCGCCGCGCCGGATCGCGGTGCGCGCCGCCCATCTCATCGACCCCAAAGCGGGACAGCGGGTCGACGATGCCGTCGTGCTCATTGACGGCGACACGATCGTTGCGGCGGGCGCAAAGCTCGCCATCCCGAGCGGCTACCGGGTGATCGACCTCGGTTCGGCCACGCTGCTCCCTGGCCTGATCGACGTCCATACACACCTGACGAGCACGCGAACCGACTACTACGAGGGGTTGTTCCGCCGCTCGCCGATCGACATCGCCGTCACCGCGCACCTGAATGCGCGCCGGACGCTCGAAGCCGGATTCACCTCGGTTCGTGACGTCGCGGCCCCGGAGTACGTGGACGTCGCGCTGCGAAATGCCATCGATCGCGGTGACATCCCCGGCCCGCGGATGGCGGTGGCCTCACGGGCGCTCTCGGCCACCGGTGGCCACGGCGATCTCAACGGCTTCTCGCCGTACCTCGCGATCAGGTCGTCGGGCGGGACCGTCGACGGCATCGACGAGATCCGCAAGCGCATTCGCGAGAACGTCAAGTACGGCGCGAACCTCATCAAGTTCTCCGCCGGCGCGGGTGTGCTCTCCGAGGAGGAATCGGTGGGAGCGCCCCAGTTCTCGCAGGAGGAGATGAACGCGCTCGTCGCCGAGGCAAAGATGTGGGACAAGCGGGTCGCAGCACACGCCCACGGCGCCGAGGCGATCCGCATGGCGATCAAGGCGGGCGCAAACAGCATTGAACACGCGGGCCTGATCGACGAGGAAGGTGTGCGGCTCGCGCTCGAGCACGGCACCTACCTGGTCCCCGACATTCTCACCGACGAGTGGATCCTCTCGGAAGGGAAGGCGATGGGGCTGCCAGACAAGATCATCGAGAAGGAGCGCACGCTCCGCGTGAACCAGAACGCCAACTGGGGACGCGCGATCAGGGCCGGCGTCAGGTTCGCCTTCGGCACCGATGCCGGCGTGTACCCGCACGGGCTCAACGCGCGCCAGTTCCGCTATCTCAAACAGTTGCCGCTGACGAGCATGCAGATGATCCAGATGGCGACGGTCAACGCGGCGGACCTCATGGGATGGGGAAAGAAGGTCGGCCTCCTCGCGCCGGGACACTTTGCCGATCTCATCGCCGTGCCCGGCGATCCACTCGCCGATGTCACGGAACTCGAGCGGGTGAACTTCGTCATGAAAGGCGGCGAGGTGGTGCGCGGAAAGGGGAACCCGGTCCTGCCCTGAGGCCGGGGCCCGGCCTAACGCGGCCAGCGCGCCGCCGGATCGAACTCCAGCACCTTGACGGTCGGCAACGCATCGCGGCTCACCACACGTCCACCCTTGATCACCTGGTGGATCCGCCGAAGGTTGCCGACATCGCGCAGTGGGTCGTCGTCGACGACCAGCAGGTCGGCCACTTTGCCGACCTCGATCGTCCCCAGCGAATCGGCCAGTCCGTAGGCTTCGGCGCCGTGGCGCGTGGCGGCGACGATGATGTCCATCGGACGCGCGCCCGCCTGTTGCAGGCCTTCCATGACCTCGAAATGCCGCCGACCCATGCGTCCCCAGACCACGGGTCCGAGCTCGGCGGCCTCCGGTCCCTGGTCGGTGCCGATCACGAACTTCACGCCGCTGGCAATCCATCGTTGGAGCAGGACGCGGCGCGCCTCGAACGCTTCGCGCGTGCTGCCGCGCTGACGCCCCTGGATCACCGCGCCCAGGTGCGGGTCGCGGCGCGTGTCATCAGCGGTCCACGATTCATAGACCGCCTGTTGCGCATCGTGAGGCACGGCGAGCGGCGCTGAGTAGATGCCGAGTCTCCGAATCTCCGCGAGCAGCGAGTCGAGCATCGCGAGCTGCGCCGGTGTCGACGGAGGTACGCTCATCACGTTCGGGTGCTGGAGCAACTGCGGGTGCACGGCCACGGCCTCGCGCAGGCTTTCGAGCGAAAACGTGTGCGTCTGGAAGTGCTTGCCGGCCTGCCGCGTCGCGTTTCGCATCGCCGCCAGTGCGGCGGACGAGAACATCAACGGTTCGACCGGCCCGATGCCGTGCGCGCTGACCGCCACCTTGAGAAAGTCGGGACCCTGCCCGAGGTACGTCGCGATCGCGCGACCCGCTTCGGTGGCCGTCATGCCGAGGAGTTCAGGACCGGCCCCGGCCTCCCACATCGCGTTGATGCGTGCCTGGATGATCGGGTGGACCCAGCCGCCGTAGCGCAGGTCGGTGCCACGGAGGTCGTATGTGCCCATGAAATACGGGCTGAACGGCCCGCCGAGCCCCGCGATGTTGCCGGCCACCAGCACACGCGCGGCCTCGACGCTGCCGTTCGAGATTCGGCGACGTGCTTCGAGCAGCGGGCCAAGTGGCCCCCACGAGTCCATGACCGTGGTCAGCCCGAACTTGAGCGCGATCTGCGCGCCCTGCACGGCGATGTCAGAAAAGCGCTCTTCGTACTTCACGTAGAACTCGGGCGTGATCATCAGCACGAGATGCACGTTCGCGTCGATCATCCCCGGGAGGATGAAGCGCCCGCGCGCATCGACTTCGCGCGTACCCACGGGCAGGCGCGTCGACGCACGAGGGCCCACCGCGCGAATGTGCCGTCCCTCCACGAGCACCACGGCATCGGTGACCGCTGCGCCTCCGGTTGCCGGAATCACCGTGCCGCCGACCAGAGCCCAACGATCCGGCGCCTGAGCAGCGAACACGCGTGGAAGCAGCGTGAGCAGGGCGGTGAACGCGAGCACCGCCAACGCGTTTCGGCGGCGGGCGGCGGGAAGGAATGGTGCGGGCATGGAGGCGAACCTGCGCCGCGCGCAGCATCGGTACAAGTCCGCGGGTCACCGACGAGGGATCCTTCGGAGGGGAGGGCCCTCCGCACCGAGGCCGGCAGGTACCCTGGGCTCGTGTGCTGTTCAGGTCGGCTGCACCTCTGGACGCGTCTCCCTGAAGTCGTAAGATCACCGCTCCGCGAGGTCACCAGCCTTTCGCTCCCAAACACCAGGGAAATCGCACCATGGAAAACGATGACGCGCCGGTAGGAAGAGTCTTGTCGCGGCGGGAAGTGCTCACGCTCTTCGGCATCGGAGGAGCCGGCCTGCTTGGTGTTCGCGCCCTCAACGCCGAGGCAATCGCCGCCGCGCCGCGCACCGCTCCGGGGTGGCTCCCCGCGTGCGTCGTGCGGCCCGAGCAGATGGAAGGGCCCTACTTCGTCGACGAGAAGCTCAACCGCACCGACATCCGCGCCGACCCGACCGATGGCTCGGTGCGCCAGGGGACGCCCCTCGACGTTGAGCTGCGCCTGACGAAGGTGGTCGCGGGCAACTGCATGCCGCTGGTAGGTGCGACCGTCGACCTGTGGCAGTGCGATGCCGTTGGCGTCTACTCGGACGTCGTCGACTTCCAGGGCAAGTTCGACACGCGGGGCAAGAAGTTCCTGCGTGGGCTGCAGGTATCGGACGCCACGGGTCTCGTGCGCTTCCACACGATCTATCCCGGCTGGTACGAAGGCCGTGCCGTTCACCTGCACGTGAAGGTGAGGACGCCGGTCGAAGGCGGCAAACACCACGACTTCACGTCGCAGCTCTATTTCGACGAAGCGCACACCGAAGCGGTGTATGCGCGCGCGCCGTATTCGGCGAAGCGCACCGGATGGCTGCGCAACGCCCAGGACGACATCTTCAGGAGCGGAGGCACCAGTCTGCTCCTCGACCTGTCCCGCAAGGGCAACGGCTACGTCGGGAAGTTTGACCTCGGTGTTGACCTCACGGCCTGATCCCGGCGCGCCTGGCGGGAAGTGCGCCGGGCGCGTACCGAGGGTGTCGACCTGACGGCCTGACCCCGGAGGCGCCTGGCGGGAACACCGCCGAGCGCGAACCGAGGTGTCGATCTCAGGGTCCGGTCTCGGAGGCGCCTGGCGGGAACATCGTCAGGCGCGTTCCGCCGAGCGCGGCCGGTCAGCAGTGATCAGAAGTCGCCGTCGCGCACATAGGCGTGGCTCCACAGGGTCACCTGCAGGAGGCAGGACTTCACCCACGCCGCGTACATCCGATCGACTTCGTCCGCGGTGCGCCCCTGGCCCGCGAGGAACGGCTTGAGCGTGACGGTCACCGGGAAGATCAACAGGAAGAGATCTCGGAACGGCACGATGGCGCTCGACGCCGCCCCATCGGTGCGGTTCTTCTTCGTGCGGTGGTGCCGCAGTCCGATCTCGTGCTGGTAGTCGAGCCATGCCTGGTCGTATTCGGCGCGTGCGGTGTCGAGGATCCACTGCCCGAATCTTCGCCGGACGCCGCCCAGGTACGCACTCAGCGGCTGGCCATCGGTGGTGCCGGTGAACGAGGCCAGCAGGTGCGGGTTCGAGCCCACGAATCCGTACCACACATCGAGGATCGCTTCGACCTGGTCCTTCACGATATCGTGCGACCGCCGGAGCGCGGCTACGTCGTCGCCGGTGAAGAGGACGCTCTTCTTCATGAGCTCGAAGTCGGAAAGCGTCACCGGGGACCGAGCAAGGGCACCGGTGCCCAACGTGTATCCTGGAATGCGGACGGCGTCGCTCAAGGCATCTCCTGCGCAAGTGTCGGGTGATGGGGCGCCTTGTGCGCCCGTGCTCCGCCGAACGTATGTTGGTCGGGACACGTCGTCAGGAACGCACTTTTCGGTAAGGTGGAGCAGATGATCCAGCGTGATACCCGGTTCGATGGACCCGCGGCGGTGGTGCAGCGACAACCCGTTCCCGTCGCCGCGATGGTCGAGAACATCGTCGGATGCAAGTGGTCGGTGCGGCTGCTGCAATTGTGCGCCGAAGGCCATCACCGACCCAGCGCCTTCCTGCGCGCCTGCGAAGGTCTGTCGACCAAGGTGATGAACGAGCGGCTGCAGAAGATGATTCGCTTCGGGATCCTCGAGCGTCGTGCATTCGGCGAGAAGCCTCCCATCGAGGTGGAGTATCGCTTCACGCCCTTCGGCAACCGTTTCATGGGGATCCTCGAAGAAGTGCGAAGACTGCAGGCCGCGGTCGACGACGGCGTGCCCGGCGTCCTCGAGCAGACGAGCGACGCGTCCCTCGGCCCTCGGCTGCCTGCGCCATGAGGTGGAACTCGTCAGGCCTGGCGATCGACGACGCGGACGGTCGACTGCATCCGGTGGCTTTCCTCGATGCGGTGCTGCGTGGCGTTGGTCAGGTCATGCTGCAGAACAACAGCTTCACCGGACTGATCTTTCTGGCCGGTATCTCCTGGCACTCGGTGCTCTACGGCCTGGCGACGCTCATCGGCGCAGCCGTTGGCACGGCGACCGCTGTGTTGCTTGACGCCGATCGCAGCGACGTGCGCGCCGGCCTCTTTGGCTTCAACGGCGCTCTGGTCGGCGTCGCGCTGGTCGTTTTCCTCGAACCGAATGTCCTGACGTGGATCTGCGTGGTGCTCGGTGCCGCGTGCAGCACGGTGGCCATGGCCGCCTTGCTCCAACTGTTTGCAGCATCCCGACTGCCCGCGCTGACCGCGCCGTTCGTGGTCACCACCCTGTGTTTCGTTCTCGCGGCGTCCCGATTCGCCGCGGTGCTGGCCACTGACGCACGTCCGATCGCCGGGCTTCCCGGTGCGGCGACAGTCGAAGGCGTCGTCAGCACGTCGACCGTGGCCCACGGGCTCGCGTCAGGTGTCGCGCAGGTCTTCCTGCAGGACAACGTCATCACCGGCGCACTGTTCGCCCTCGGCCTCCTCGTCAGCTCGAGCGTCGCGTGTCTTGCCGCTCTCGCTGGTTCCCTCGCCGGGCTGCTCCTCGGCTGGGCACTCGGCGCCGGTGAGCCCGCGCTTCGCAGCGGTGCGCTCGGCTTCAACGGCGTGCTCACGGCCATCGCACTGTCGGCCGCGTACGCACCGAGCGTGACATCGCTCGCGTACGTCGCAACCGCCGTGGCCCTCGCGACCGTGCTCTCGGCCACGCTCTCTGCGGCGCTGCAGCCGATGGGCGTACCGGCGCTGACGGCGCCATTCGTGCTCGTCGTGTGGGTGTTCGTGGCGGCGGCGCCCCGGTTCTCTCGGCTGCTTTGACTTGACGCGTAAGCTATCGCTTACATATTGCAGTCATGGCGACTGCGCCCGCCCGACCCGATCTGGTTTTCGCTGCCATCAGTCATCCCGCGCGTCGCGAGATGCTGGACCGGCTCACGCGGGGGGAGCGCTCGGTGACCGACATCGCCGCACACTTCGACATGAGCCGACCCGCCGTCTCGCAGCACTTGCGCTTGCTGCTCGATGCGGGACTGGTCGCCGAGCGGCGGCAGGGTCGCGAGCGTCGTTACCGGCTGGTCGCCGAGCGACTGGCGCCCGTCCGTGATTGGATCGCCACCTACAGCGCGTTCTGGGTGGAACGCGGCCGACGCCTCGAACGCCTTCTGGAGACCATGGACCCATGACATCCGCCGACCCCAGGGCCCAGGCAACCGCGCAGACCCTTGTCGTGGAGTTCGACCTCGCGCACGCGCCAGCGAAGGTTTGGCGTGCGCTGACCGAGCCCGAACTCCTCGCCGAGTGGTTGCTTCCGGCCCTCGACTTCCGGCTCGAGCCCGGAGCTGCGTTCATGTTCCGCACGCAGCCGTACCCAGGCTGGGACGGCACCGTAAACTGTCGGGTGCTCGAGATCGAGCCGCAGCGGAAGCTCAGCTACACGTGGACGGTGCCGTTTCTGGAGACCGTGGTGACGTTCATCCTCGCGCCGAGCAATGCGGGCACGCATCTGACCATCGTGCAGTCCGGCTTCACCGCGACTCAGAAGCGGGAGTTCGGTGGCGCGCGTTACGGCTGGAACATGATGGGCGGGAAGCTGGTCGACCTGCTGAGGCGGCTCCCGTGAGCCCACTCGTCGCGGGCGCCCGCGCCGGCGTGCGCCATGACGTGATCCGTGTGCAGGGCGCGCGGGAGAACAACCTCAGGAACGTCAGCGTGGAGATTCCCAAGCATCGGCTGACCGTGTTCACCGGCGTCTCCGGCTCCGGCAAGTCGTCGTTGGTGTTCAGCACGATCGCCGCCGAATCCCAGCGCCTGATCAACGAGACGTACAGCGCGTTCCTGCAGGGATTCATGCCTTCGCTCGGCCGGCCGGACGTGGACGTGCTCGAAGGTCTTACGACC contains these protein-coding regions:
- a CDS encoding transcriptional regulator, whose amino-acid sequence is MATAPARPDLVFAAISHPARREMLDRLTRGERSVTDIAAHFDMSRPAVSQHLRLLLDAGLVAERRQGRERRYRLVAERLAPVRDWIATYSAFWVERGRRLERLLETMDP
- a CDS encoding SRPBCC domain-containing protein, which encodes MTSADPRAQATAQTLVVEFDLAHAPAKVWRALTEPELLAEWLLPALDFRLEPGAAFMFRTQPYPGWDGTVNCRVLEIEPQRKLSYTWTVPFLETVVTFILAPSNAGTHLTIVQSGFTATQKREFGGARYGWNMMGGKLVDLLRRLP
- a CDS encoding urea transporter yields the protein MRWNSSGLAIDDADGRLHPVAFLDAVLRGVGQVMLQNNSFTGLIFLAGISWHSVLYGLATLIGAAVGTATAVLLDADRSDVRAGLFGFNGALVGVALVVFLEPNVLTWICVVLGAACSTVAMAALLQLFAASRLPALTAPFVVTTLCFVLAASRFAAVLATDARPIAGLPGAATVEGVVSTSTVAHGLASGVAQVFLQDNVITGALFALGLLVSSSVACLAALAGSLAGLLLGWALGAGEPALRSGALGFNGVLTAIALSAAYAPSVTSLAYVATAVALATVLSATLSAALQPMGVPALTAPFVLVVWVFVAAAPRFSRLL
- a CDS encoding winged helix-turn-helix transcriptional regulator — translated: MIQRDTRFDGPAAVVQRQPVPVAAMVENIVGCKWSVRLLQLCAEGHHRPSAFLRACEGLSTKVMNERLQKMIRFGILERRAFGEKPPIEVEYRFTPFGNRFMGILEEVRRLQAAVDDGVPGVLEQTSDASLGPRLPAP
- a CDS encoding twin-arginine translocation pathway signal protein; translated protein: MENDDAPVGRVLSRREVLTLFGIGGAGLLGVRALNAEAIAAAPRTAPGWLPACVVRPEQMEGPYFVDEKLNRTDIRADPTDGSVRQGTPLDVELRLTKVVAGNCMPLVGATVDLWQCDAVGVYSDVVDFQGKFDTRGKKFLRGLQVSDATGLVRFHTIYPGWYEGRAVHLHVKVRTPVEGGKHHDFTSQLYFDEAHTEAVYARAPYSAKRTGWLRNAQDDIFRSGGTSLLLDLSRKGNGYVGKFDLGVDLTA
- a CDS encoding amidohydrolase family protein, translating into MAFVVVPHLTVMRASLLVALAFAAPLGAQQAPTSAPRRIAVRAAHLIDPKAGQRVDDAVVLIDGDTIVAAGAKLAIPSGYRVIDLGSATLLPGLIDVHTHLTSTRTDYYEGLFRRSPIDIAVTAHLNARRTLEAGFTSVRDVAAPEYVDVALRNAIDRGDIPGPRMAVASRALSATGGHGDLNGFSPYLAIRSSGGTVDGIDEIRKRIRENVKYGANLIKFSAGAGVLSEEESVGAPQFSQEEMNALVAEAKMWDKRVAAHAHGAEAIRMAIKAGANSIEHAGLIDEEGVRLALEHGTYLVPDILTDEWILSEGKAMGLPDKIIEKERTLRVNQNANWGRAIRAGVRFAFGTDAGVYPHGLNARQFRYLKQLPLTSMQMIQMATVNAADLMGWGKKVGLLAPGHFADLIAVPGDPLADVTELERVNFVMKGGEVVRGKGNPVLP
- a CDS encoding amidohydrolase family protein, coding for MPAPFLPAARRRNALAVLAFTALLTLLPRVFAAQAPDRWALVGGTVIPATGGAAVTDAVVLVEGRHIRAVGPRASTRLPVGTREVDARGRFILPGMIDANVHLVLMITPEFYVKYEERFSDIAVQGAQIALKFGLTTVMDSWGPLGPLLEARRRISNGSVEAARVLVAGNIAGLGGPFSPYFMGTYDLRGTDLRYGGWVHPIIQARINAMWEAGAGPELLGMTATEAGRAIATYLGQGPDFLKVAVSAHGIGPVEPLMFSSAALAAMRNATRQAGKHFQTHTFSLESLREAVAVHPQLLQHPNVMSVPPSTPAQLAMLDSLLAEIRRLGIYSAPLAVPHDAQQAVYESWTADDTRRDPHLGAVIQGRQRGSTREAFEARRVLLQRWIASGVKFVIGTDQGPEAAELGPVVWGRMGRRHFEVMEGLQQAGARPMDIIVAATRHGAEAYGLADSLGTIEVGKVADLLVVDDDPLRDVGNLRRIHQVIKGGRVVSRDALPTVKVLEFDPAARWPR
- a CDS encoding protogloblin ApPgb encodes the protein MKKSVLFTGDDVAALRRSHDIVKDQVEAILDVWYGFVGSNPHLLASFTGTTDGQPLSAYLGGVRRRFGQWILDTARAEYDQAWLDYQHEIGLRHHRTKKNRTDGAASSAIVPFRDLFLLIFPVTVTLKPFLAGQGRTADEVDRMYAAWVKSCLLQVTLWSHAYVRDGDF
- the efp gene encoding elongation factor P, with amino-acid sequence MAVPATQIRKGMVIVFEGDPCRVIDFRHHTPGNLRAMVQTKMRNLRNGSNFEHRFRADDAIEKASMETHELQFLYSGGDTYHFMNTENFDQIEMDAEALGDNAQWMVPNMQILAEYYDGRPIGIELPQYLVFEIVDTSPVMKTATKTSSYKPARLENGVTINVPEFIASGERVRVNPSTGEYLDRAKD